In Brassica rapa cultivar Chiifu-401-42 chromosome A06, CAAS_Brap_v3.01, whole genome shotgun sequence, a single window of DNA contains:
- the LOC103848050 gene encoding MD-2-related lipid-recognition protein ROSY1, with product MAISHAQPLLLLLFSLFLLPSLRATSFHNCDKRLDPVKVTGVEISPDPVVSGKAATFKITGSTDEDISGGEVVISVSLYGVHIHTETHDLCDESSCPIAPGTFVLSHSQTLPSITPPGTYTLKMTINDKNGGRLTCISFKFKITLFSTVSAS from the exons ATGGCGATTTCTCACGCTCAGCCTctgcttcttctcctcttctcaCTCTTCCTCTTACCTTCTCTGCGCGCCACTTCTTTCCACAACTGCG ATAAGAGGCTCGATCCCGTTAAGGTCACAGGTGTGGAGATCTCTCCTGACCCTGTTGTGAGTGGCAAAGCCGCAACATTTAAGATCACTGGTTCTACTG ATGAAGACATCTCTGGAGGAGAAGTAGTCATCAGTGTTTCACTCTATGGAGTTCATATCCATACCGAAACTCATGATCTCTGCGATGAGTCGTCCTGCCCGATCGCACCTGGCACCTTTGTCCTTTCTCATTCCCAAACACTGCCTTCTATTACACCACCC GGTACTTATACGCTTAAGATGACGATAAACGACAAGAATGGCGGGCGACTGACCTGCATCAGCTTCAAGTTCAAGATCACATTGTTTTCCACGGTTTCTGCTAGTTAA
- the LOC103848051 gene encoding glycosyltransferase BC10 — MLSNQFVISLFLLLCLPIVFFLVAPHVFSPPPRESLIPIADEIDDQILFRRASAGSSSHLSSGTPHPKLKIAFLFLTNSDLHFAPIWDGFFSGHPRSLYNVYVHADPFVNITRPGNGSVFQNAFITSAKRTSRASPTLISATRRLFATALLDDPANAYFAVLSQHCIPLHSFRFVYQSLFESPSFDKSNPDPTSKGVRTWHRSFIELISDEPRLWKRYIARGRYAMLPQVPFDKFRVGSHFFLLTRTHALLTVKDRILWRKFNLPCYRSDECYPEEHYFPTLMNMKDPEGCTGYTLTRVNWTATVKGHPYSYKPTEVSSHLIHHLRLSNHSTSYFFARKFMPTCLTPLLAIADSVIFRD, encoded by the coding sequence ATGTTGTCGAACCAGTTCGTAATCTCCTTGTTCCTTCTTCTTTGTCTCCCCATCGTCTTCTTCCTCGTTGCCCCTCATGTCTTCTCCCCTCCTCCACGCGAATCTCTCATCCCTATCGCCGACGAGATCGACGACCAGATCCTATTCCGCCGCGCCTCCGCCGGATCCTCCTCGCATCTTTCCTCCGGAACCCCACACCCTAAGCTCAAAATCGCCTTCCTTTTCCTCACAAACTCCGACCTCCACTTCGCGCCAATCTGGGATGGCTTCTTCTCCGGCCACCCTCGGTCTCTCTACAACGTCTACGTCCACGCCGATCCCTTCGTCAACATCACCAGACCCGGCAACGGCTCCGTCTTCCAGAACGCCTTCATCACCTCCGCCAAACGCACCTCACGCGCCTCTCCCACCCTAATCTCTGCCACGCGCCGTCTCTTCGCCACCGCCCTTCTCGACGACCCGGCCAACGCCTACTTCGCAGTCCTCTCCCAGCACTGCATCCCTCTCCACTCCTTCAGATTCGTCTACCAATCCCTCTTCGAATCGCCCAGTTTCGATAAATCAAACCCGGATCCAACCTCCAAAGGGGTTCGAACCTGGCACCGGAGCTTCATCGAGCTCATCTCCGATGAACCCAGGCTTTGGAAGCGCTACATTGCTCGAGGGAGATACGCTATGTTACCCCAAGTCCCCTTCGACAAATTCCGAGTGGGTTCTCACTTCTTCCTCTTGACTAGGACCCACGCTCTTCTCACTGTCAAAGATCGCATCTTGTGGAGAAAGTTCAACCTCCCTTGCTACCGTTCCGATGAGTGTTACCCGGAGGAGCATTACTTCCCCACCTTGATGAACATGAAGGATCCAGAGGGTTGCACCGGTTACACTCTCACCCGAGTCAATTGGACTGCTACCGTCAAGGGTCACCCTTATTCCTACAAGCCTACCGAAGTCTCCTCCCACTTGATTCACCACCTCCGCCTTTCCAATCACTCAACCTCCTACTTTTTTGCTAGGAAGTTCATGCCTACTTGCTTGACACCTTTGTTGGCCATTGCCGACTCTGTCATCTTTAGGGATTGA